One genomic window of Salvia miltiorrhiza cultivar Shanhuang (shh) chromosome 4, IMPLAD_Smil_shh, whole genome shotgun sequence includes the following:
- the LOC131023805 gene encoding serine/arginine-rich splicing factor SR45a-like isoform X2, whose translation MADSPRKRYARSPSPWEENSRSRSRSRSRSRSRGRGTGREEVVNDGTTLYVTGLSTRVTERELEDHFSKEGKVKSVFLVVEPRSRVSRGFAFVNMDSSDDANRCIKHLNQSVLEGRYITVERSRRKRARTPTPGHYLGLKSSRGDGYGDRGRYRGGSSREDYGYRRSPRRSPYRGGRDYSPRHSPYGGSGRSRRERSRSYSPPRHSLERNYARGSR comes from the exons ATG GCTGATTCTCCAAGAAAACG GTATGCACGCTCTCCCTCTCCATGGGAAGAAAATTCGAGATCCAGGTCAAGATCTAG ATCAAGATCTAGGTCAAGAGGTCGTGGCACTGGCAG GGAAGAAGTTGTTAATGATGGAACTACACTTTATGTTACTGGCCTATCTACAAGGGTCACTGAGAGAGAGCTTGAAGATCATTTCTCAAAGGAAGGAAAG GTCAAGTCTGTCTTTTTGGTTGTGGAACCGCGATCTCGTGTATCTCGTGGATTTGCTTTTGTTAATATGGACTCTTCAGATGATGCTAATCGCTGTATCAAACACCTCAATCAGTCAGTGCTTGAAGGCCGGTACATAACTGTAGAGAGG TCACGGAGGAAACGCGCAAGGACTCCCACTCCTGGTCATTATCTTGGTCTGAAAAGCTCTCGGGGTGATG GTTATGGGGATCGTGGAAGATATCGTGGAGGATCCAGCCGTGAAGATTATGGCTACAGGAGGTCTCCTAGACGCTCGCCTTATAGAGGTGGGCGTGATTACTCGCCCAGACATTCGCCTTATGGTGGAAGTGGAAGATCAAGAAGGGAAAGGTCCAGGTCATACTCTCCCCCTCGACACAGTCTTGAAAGGAACTATGCACGTGGTTCTAGGTGA
- the LOC131023805 gene encoding serine/arginine-rich splicing factor SR45a-like isoform X1: protein MADSPRKRYARSPSPWEENSRSRSRSRSKSRSRSRSWSRPRARSRSRSRSRGRGTGREEVVNDGTTLYVTGLSTRVTERELEDHFSKEGKVKSVFLVVEPRSRVSRGFAFVNMDSSDDANRCIKHLNQSVLEGRYITVERSRRKRARTPTPGHYLGLKSSRGDGYGDRGRYRGGSSREDYGYRRSPRRSPYRGGRDYSPRHSPYGGSGRSRRERSRSYSPPRHSLERNYARGSR from the exons ATG GCTGATTCTCCAAGAAAACG GTATGCACGCTCTCCCTCTCCATGGGAAGAAAATTCGAGATCCAGGTCAAGATCTAGGTCCAAATCTAGATCTCGTTCTAGATCATGGTCAAGACCAAGGGCGAGATCTAGATCAAGATCTAGGTCAAGAGGTCGTGGCACTGGCAG GGAAGAAGTTGTTAATGATGGAACTACACTTTATGTTACTGGCCTATCTACAAGGGTCACTGAGAGAGAGCTTGAAGATCATTTCTCAAAGGAAGGAAAG GTCAAGTCTGTCTTTTTGGTTGTGGAACCGCGATCTCGTGTATCTCGTGGATTTGCTTTTGTTAATATGGACTCTTCAGATGATGCTAATCGCTGTATCAAACACCTCAATCAGTCAGTGCTTGAAGGCCGGTACATAACTGTAGAGAGG TCACGGAGGAAACGCGCAAGGACTCCCACTCCTGGTCATTATCTTGGTCTGAAAAGCTCTCGGGGTGATG GTTATGGGGATCGTGGAAGATATCGTGGAGGATCCAGCCGTGAAGATTATGGCTACAGGAGGTCTCCTAGACGCTCGCCTTATAGAGGTGGGCGTGATTACTCGCCCAGACATTCGCCTTATGGTGGAAGTGGAAGATCAAGAAGGGAAAGGTCCAGGTCATACTCTCCCCCTCGACACAGTCTTGAAAGGAACTATGCACGTGGTTCTAGGTGA
- the LOC131023806 gene encoding ankyrin repeat domain-containing protein, chloroplastic-like, whose protein sequence is MSSAAPWTSTIPQKPQTPGPSLFSHLPLPHSRTIQFHRLNHNLTLKPLNSSSQPLYGSVSPAPPQDEDDDEEPAIGDCLVYEEGIFNDPFIENTRNSRRSGAHITKSATNKDADVSPENLIPDEWQDVQKELNITKKERRKMAQELEYGTRVAKRRQALMPLNSEGFEKTRQDKIEQMRLEKFEKIKQEKIKQLSPVVLDNPKKAYFREIKPEKETNGEVSGGRVAPRNPRLAVYGVGLEDVSAFFSSGKYESAAADKSQGTGKLFSQEEKAMMNRRVPDVAVATSGKWHPLHTLVATGEFYLVDSLLKHNLDINTPDKNGLTAIHKAILAKKQAIFNFLLRESANPFVRDNEGATLLHYAVFAASSQMIKILLLYNVDINLQDNDGWTPLHLAVQSRRTDILRLLLIKGADKSLKNKDGFTALDLCLYSGRDTRTYELIKLLKRIY, encoded by the exons ATGTCCTCAGCAGCACCTTGGACATCAACTATTCCGCAAAAACCCCAAACCCCTGGCCCTTCACTATTCTCTCATCTCCCCCTTCCTCACTCTCGCACCATCCAATTTCATAGACTCAACCACAATCTCACCCTCAAGCCCCTCAACTCCTCTTCCCAACCTCTGTATGGCTCTGTTTCACCAGCTCCACCACAagacgaggacgacgacgaaGAGCCCGCTATCGGTGACTGCCTCGTCTACGAAGAGGGCATCTTCAACGACCCATTTATTGAGAACACCAGAAATTCCAGGCGTTCCGGCGCTCACATCACTAAATCGGCTACCAATAAAGACGCCGATGTCTCGCCGGAAAACCTAATTCCGGATGAGTGGCAGGATGTCCAGAAGGAATTGAACATCACGAAGAAGGAGCGGCGGAAGATGGCGCAGGAATTGGAGTACGGCACGCGGGTGGCGAAGCGGAGGCAGGCTCTGATGCCTCTGAATTCGGAGGGATTTGAAAAAACGAGGCAGGATAAAATTGAGCAAATGAGGCTGGAGAAATTTGAGAAAATTAAGCAGGAAAAGATAAAGCAGCTGAGCCCGGTGGTGCTTGATAATCCGAAGAAGGCGTATTTTAGGGAGATAAAGCCTGAGAAGGAGACAAATGGAGAGGTTAGTGGAGGTAGAGTGGCGCCAAGGAATCCGAGGCTGGCAGTGTATGGAGTAGGTTTGGAGGATGTTTCTGCGTTTTTTAGCAGTGGGAAGTATGAGAGCGCTGCTGCTGATAAATCTCAAG GCACTGGTAAATTATTCTCACAAGAAGAGAAGGCAATGATGAATAGGCGGGTTCCTGATGTAGCAGTTGCTACCTCG GGGAAATGGCATCCTCTGCATACTCTTGTTGCTACCGGAGAATTTTACCTTGTTGATTCTCTGTTAAAGCACAACCTTGATATTAATACCCCAGACAAG AATGGACTGACTGCAATTCACAAAGCAATACTTGCCAAAAAGCAGGCTATTTTTAACTTTCTTTTGAGGGAATCAGCAAATCCATTTGTTCGTGACAAT GAGGGAGCTACCTTATTGCACTATGCTGTCTTTGCAGCTTCTAGTCAGATGATAAAGATCTTGTTATTATACAATGTTGATATAAATCTTCAAGATAAT GATGGATGGACACCATTACATTTAGCAGTGCAATCCCGAAGGACAGATATACTGAGGCTTTTACTGATCAAGGGAGCTGATAAATCTCTAAAGAACAAG GATGGATTTACTGCTCTAGATCTTTGCCTCTACTCTGGCAGAGATACAAGAACTTACGAACTCATCAAGCTCCTCAAACGCATTTACTAG
- the LOC131023807 gene encoding uncharacterized protein LOC131023807, with protein sequence MPSAAADRWKKAVAMGLSLFGRGFNPSKCKTSAKMAVARIKLLRNKREVVIRQIRRDIALLLESGQDATARIRVEHVIREQNIMAANELIELFCDLVVARLSIIAKQRECPPDLKEGISSLIFAGPRCSELPELLAIRDVFQKKYGKDFVSAATDLRPNAGVNRLLIEKLSVKTPSGEVKLKVLKEIAKEYQVQWDTTETEEELLKPPEERIEGVNSFVSASGMPLKPVQKPPLESNDASNRGQGNIMNFQDVASAAGVAAEKALAAAEAAAVLAAYGGSKQMPAPHDGGAGIPRNSSRKFAPNSRAEYEDERTIKANGYEYYSHSRVENEERVDDSRKVARRQSYNCQRAPTDVTRFDESESECDEEIEMEKPPSGGNTGRINRRHSYNAANSGVKYDEYNDDEEEEEERGSGDGAPERPAPQIPARRVHPKLPDYDALAARFEALKQHKARPR encoded by the exons ATGCCaagcgccgccgccgaccgctgGAAGAAGGCCGTTGCCATGGGTCTCTCCCTCTTCGGCCGCGGTTTCAACCCCTCCAAATG CAAAACGTCGGCGAAAATGGCGGTGGCGAggataaagctgctgagaaacAAGAGAGAGGTGGTGATCAGGCAGATCAGGCGCGATATTGCTCTGCTTCTTGAGTCCGGCCAAGATGCCACTGCTCGTATCCGA GTTGAACATGTGATAAGAGAACAGAATATAATGGCAGCGAACGAGTTAATCGAACTTTTCTGCGATCTAGTTGTGGCCAGGCTCTCTATCATTGCAAAACAAAG GGAATGCCCGCCTGACCTTAAAGAAGGAATATCGAGTTTAATATTTGCTGGCCCTCGATGCTCAGAACTTCCGGAGTTACTGGCCATACGAGACGTTTTCCAGAAGAAATATGGCAAGGATTTTGTTTCCGCAGCTACTGATCTGCGACCCAATGCTGGTGTCAACCGATTG CTTATTGAAAAGCTCTCTGTTAAGACGCCGTCTGGTGAAGTGAAGTTGAAAGTTTTGAAGGAAATTGCAAAGGAATACCAGGTTCAATGGGATACCACAGAAACGGAGGAGGAGTTGCTCAAGCCTCCAGAAGAGCGTATC GAAGGTGTAAACAGTTTTGTGAGTGCGTCGGGTATGCCTTTGAAGCCTGTCCAAAAGCCGCCTCTCGAGTCAAATGATGCATCAAACAG AGGACAAGGTAATATCATGAATTTTCAAGACGTGGCATCGGCTGCTGGTGTTGCTGCTGAGAAAGCACTTGCTGCTGCTGAAGCAGCCGCGGTCCTAGCTGCCTATGGAGGCAGCAAGCAGATGCCTGCTCCTCATGATGGCGGCGCAGGCATCCCTCGTAATTCCAGTAGAAAGTTTGCGCCAAACTCCCGAGCTGAGTATGAAGATGAGAGAACAATCAAAGCAAATGGTTATGAATACTACTCACACTCGAGGGTCGAAAATGAGGAGAGGGTTGATGATAGTAGGAAGGTGGCTAGGAGGCAGAGCTATAACTGTCAGAGGGCGCCAACAGATGTCACCAGGTTTGATGAATCAGAATCGGAGTGCGATGAAGAAATAGAGATGGAGAAACCACCAAGTGGCGGCAACACAGGGAGAATTAATCGAAGACATAGCTATAATGCTGCAAACTCAGGCGTCAAATATGATGAATACAAcgatgatgaagaagaagaggaagaaagaGGCAGTGGTGATGGGGCACCGGAGCGCCCAGCTCCACAAATTCCAGCTCGGCGCGTGCACCCCAAGTTGCCTGACTACGATGCACTCGCTGCTCGTTTTGAAGCTCTGAAACAGCACAAGGCAAGGCCTAGGTAA